A stretch of Candidatus Thermoplasmatota archaeon DNA encodes these proteins:
- a CDS encoding aspartate carbamoyltransferase — MSTNFKGMDIVSIRDFSREQIEHVLKLAEKMVPIAKGEERSVLLEGHVLGSLFYEPSTRTRLSFDAAMTRLGGRVLGFDQPAGASVAKGETLADTIRMVDSYCDVIVLRHPQEGAARLAAHF, encoded by the coding sequence ATGTCGACTAACTTCAAAGGGATGGACATCGTCTCCATCCGTGATTTTTCAAGAGAGCAGATCGAGCATGTCTTGAAGCTCGCAGAGAAGATGGTGCCGATCGCGAAGGGGGAGGAAAGGAGCGTGCTCCTGGAGGGACACGTCCTGGGATCGCTGTTCTATGAGCCGTCGACTAGGACGAGACTGTCCTTCGATGCAGCCATGACGCGCCTCGGTGGAAGGGTGCTTGGATTCGACCAGCCAGCAGGAGCGTCCGTAGCTAAGGGTGAAACCCTGGCAGACACGATCCGGATGGTCGATTCCTACTGCGATGTCATCGTCCTGAGGCACCCGCAGGAGGGAGCCGCTAGGCTGGCCGCCCACTTCG